From Streptomonospora salina, the proteins below share one genomic window:
- a CDS encoding acyl-CoA dehydrogenase family protein, whose protein sequence is MAHGLSAEYEDLRRTVEDFARTEVAPVIGDYYERGAFPYGIVAGMGSMGLFGLPFPEEYGGMGGDYFALCLALEELARVDSSVAITLEAGVSLGAMPIHRFGSDAQRRAWLPRLCSGEALGAFGLTEPGGGSDAGAPRTTARLEGGEWVVDGTKSFITNSGTDITALVTVTAATGVKPDGRPEISAVLIPSDTPGMSVGQHYSKVGWNASDTNELVFDGCRVPEENLVGERGRGYAQFLRILDEGRIAIAALGVGLAQGCVDESLRYAGEREAFGNAIGSYQAIQFTIADMEARVHTARLAYYDAASRMLAGEPFKKQAAIAKLASSNAAMDNARDATQIFGGYGFMNEYPVGRFYRDAKILEVGEGTSEIQRMLIARELGLPA, encoded by the coding sequence ATGGCCCACGGGCTGTCCGCCGAGTACGAAGACCTGCGCCGCACCGTCGAGGATTTCGCCCGCACCGAAGTGGCGCCGGTCATCGGCGACTACTACGAGCGCGGCGCCTTCCCCTACGGCATCGTCGCCGGTATGGGCAGCATGGGCCTGTTCGGCCTGCCGTTCCCGGAGGAGTACGGCGGTATGGGCGGCGACTACTTCGCGCTGTGTCTGGCGCTGGAGGAACTGGCCCGCGTCGATTCCTCGGTCGCGATCACCCTGGAGGCCGGGGTCTCGCTCGGCGCCATGCCCATCCACCGGTTCGGCAGCGATGCGCAGCGCCGCGCCTGGCTGCCGCGCCTGTGCTCGGGCGAGGCGCTGGGCGCCTTCGGCCTGACCGAGCCCGGCGGCGGGTCCGACGCCGGCGCGCCCCGCACCACCGCGCGGCTGGAGGGGGGCGAATGGGTCGTCGACGGCACCAAGTCGTTCATCACCAACTCCGGGACCGACATCACGGCCCTGGTCACCGTCACCGCGGCCACGGGGGTCAAGCCCGACGGCCGCCCGGAGATCTCGGCGGTCCTGATCCCGTCGGACACGCCGGGCATGTCGGTGGGCCAGCACTATTCCAAGGTCGGCTGGAACGCCTCCGACACCAACGAACTGGTGTTCGACGGCTGCCGGGTCCCCGAGGAGAACCTGGTGGGCGAGCGCGGCCGCGGCTACGCGCAGTTCCTGCGCATCCTCGACGAAGGCCGGATCGCCATCGCGGCGCTGGGCGTGGGCCTGGCGCAGGGGTGCGTCGACGAGAGCCTGCGCTACGCCGGCGAGCGCGAGGCGTTCGGCAACGCCATCGGCTCCTACCAGGCGATCCAGTTCACCATCGCCGACATGGAGGCGCGGGTCCACACCGCCCGTCTCGCCTACTACGACGCCGCTTCGCGCATGCTGGCCGGCGAGCCGTTCAAGAAGCAGGCCGCGATCGCGAAGCTGGCCTCGTCCAACGCCGCCATGGACAACGCCCGCGACGCGACGCAGATCTTCGGCGGCTACGGGTTCATGAACGAATACCCGGTGGGCCGGTTCTACCGCGACGCCAAGATCCTGGAGGTCGGCGAGGGGACGTCGGAGATCCAGCGGATGCTCATCGCCCGGGAGCTGGGCCTGCCCGCCTGA
- a CDS encoding glycosyltransferase: MRSTGARAGSAVGHGTHANRSPTMRVLIFTHGTRGDVQPFAALAKALEAAGHEALLAAPQSSAALAAEHGVPFAPLDDGPLRMLEDRQLLGDVGGAGGGRGRLREAGAMLNIIRRAKADMVRVLDDMAAAADLFVADVVVHGMGYPGHHIAEYLGVASVPAALQPFWVPTAAFPNPMLPVPVPRALNRASHRFNTLVLRSYAGTEDDWRGRRLGLPRRPGRHRVLRRPDGSAAPLLQAFSRHLVPAPADHPEWVHTTGHWFLPAPADWTPPERLTDFLAAGDPPVFAGFGSMPGSDPAGLGREVVAAVRSAGARAVLATGWGGLAEAAEGEDVLVVREVPHDWLFPRVSAVVHAGGAGVAGAALAAGRPQIVCPFHREQRFWAERVHAAGLGPEPLPAGRVTAAALAERIRRAAGNRETARRTADLVRSEEGAAAAVPLIEAEAARGRALGGA; the protein is encoded by the coding sequence GTGCGGAGCACCGGCGCGCGCGCCGGGTCCGCGGTCGGACACGGCACCCACGCGAACCGGAGCCCCACGATGCGGGTCCTCATCTTCACCCACGGCACACGCGGCGACGTCCAGCCGTTCGCGGCGCTCGCGAAGGCCCTGGAGGCCGCCGGACACGAGGCCCTGCTGGCGGCCCCGCAGTCGTCCGCCGCCCTCGCCGCCGAGCACGGTGTCCCGTTCGCGCCGCTGGACGACGGGCCCCTCCGCATGCTTGAGGACCGGCAGCTCCTCGGGGACGTCGGCGGCGCGGGCGGGGGCCGCGGCAGACTGCGGGAGGCCGGTGCGATGCTGAACATCATCCGCCGGGCCAAAGCCGATATGGTGCGGGTGCTCGACGACATGGCCGCGGCCGCCGACCTGTTCGTCGCCGACGTGGTGGTGCACGGGATGGGCTATCCGGGCCACCACATCGCCGAGTACCTGGGGGTTGCCTCCGTTCCGGCGGCGCTGCAGCCGTTCTGGGTGCCCACCGCGGCGTTCCCCAATCCCATGCTTCCGGTGCCCGTTCCGCGCGCGCTGAACCGGGCGAGCCACCGCTTCAACACCCTCGTGCTGCGCTCCTACGCGGGGACGGAGGACGACTGGCGCGGGCGCCGGCTGGGCCTGCCGCGCCGCCCCGGCAGGCACCGCGTGCTGCGCAGGCCCGACGGTTCGGCCGCGCCGCTGCTTCAGGCGTTCAGCCGCCACCTCGTCCCCGCCCCCGCCGACCACCCCGAATGGGTGCACACCACCGGGCACTGGTTCCTGCCCGCGCCCGCCGACTGGACGCCGCCGGAGCGGCTGACGGATTTCCTCGCCGCAGGAGACCCTCCCGTGTTCGCCGGGTTCGGCTCCATGCCCGGCAGCGACCCTGCCGGGCTGGGCCGGGAGGTCGTCGCGGCCGTGCGGAGCGCCGGCGCACGCGCGGTGCTCGCGACCGGATGGGGCGGCCTCGCCGAGGCGGCCGAGGGCGAGGACGTCCTGGTCGTGCGGGAGGTCCCGCACGACTGGCTCTTCCCGCGCGTGTCGGCCGTCGTCCACGCCGGCGGCGCCGGGGTCGCCGGCGCGGCGCTGGCCGCGGGGCGCCCGCAGATCGTGTGCCCGTTCCACCGGGAGCAGCGCTTCTGGGCCGAGCGTGTGCACGCCGCCGGCCTCGGACCCGAGCCGCTGCCCGCCGGCAGGGTCACCGCCGCTGCGCTCGCCGAGCGGATCCGGCGGGCCGCAGGCAACCGGGAGACGGCCCGCCGCACCGCCGATCTCGTGCGCAGCGAGGAGGGAGCGGCCGCCGCCGTGCCCCTGATCGAAGCCGAAGCGGCGCGGGGGAGGGCCCTCGGCGGCGCCTAG
- a CDS encoding GbsR/MarR family transcriptional regulator: MSTAEERREATEQLALVLSEHGMQRMTARVMAAVIFAEQPALTQGDLAAELSVSTGSVSGAVTMLTSVGLVERVPAAGSRRDHYRLRDDAWARLFSKQNEVVAALLRMAEHGVEVTAEDGFAQPRLEEMRDFYAFMLGEFPALIERWREQRAARSR; the protein is encoded by the coding sequence TTGTCCACAGCAGAGGAGCGCCGGGAGGCGACCGAGCAGCTCGCGCTGGTCCTGAGCGAGCACGGGATGCAGCGCATGACCGCACGGGTGATGGCGGCCGTCATCTTCGCCGAGCAGCCCGCACTGACCCAGGGCGACCTCGCCGCGGAGCTCTCCGTCAGCACCGGGTCGGTGTCGGGCGCGGTCACCATGCTGACGTCGGTGGGGCTGGTGGAGCGCGTCCCTGCGGCGGGCAGCCGCCGCGACCACTACCGGCTGCGCGACGACGCGTGGGCGCGGCTGTTCAGCAAGCAGAACGAGGTCGTCGCAGCGCTGCTGCGGATGGCCGAGCACGGCGTCGAGGTCACCGCGGAGGACGGCTTCGCGCAGCCCCGGCTGGAGGAGATGCGCGACTTCTACGCGTTCATGCTCGGCGAGTTCCCGGCGCTGATCGAACGCTGGCGCGAGCAGCGGGCGGCGCGGAGCCGATAA
- a CDS encoding alpha/beta fold hydrolase, translating into MNRLNRVHLVFMDTSRIVYDDRGTGEAVLLLHGLGHHRRAWRTVAAGLAPHYRVVAADLPGFGESPAPGPGGPRAYDVDYLVDAVLQLCADLGLEERPHVVGNSLGGAVALEMAARGRAASVTALSPIGFGSAARTAGARTLALGARAAARIPQRLVRAAAHTPPARALAQRALRADPGPPAAHGIAFDTSVIAPGSPFVRMARHVARYTFSGTVACPVTVAWGERDRLLPPAGARRALRRIPHARSVVLPGCGHIPMADDPRAVAAVVLRGCRGAAPYADAARR; encoded by the coding sequence ATGAACCGCTTGAATCGGGTACACCTGGTGTTCATGGACACGTCGCGCATCGTCTACGACGACCGGGGAACCGGCGAGGCCGTACTGCTGCTGCACGGGCTGGGCCACCACCGCCGGGCCTGGCGGACCGTGGCGGCCGGCCTCGCGCCCCACTACCGGGTCGTGGCCGCGGACCTGCCGGGCTTCGGGGAGTCGCCCGCACCCGGCCCCGGGGGCCCGCGCGCCTACGACGTGGACTACCTCGTGGACGCCGTGCTGCAGCTGTGCGCCGACCTCGGGCTGGAGGAGCGCCCGCACGTGGTGGGCAACTCCCTGGGCGGCGCTGTGGCACTGGAGATGGCCGCACGCGGCCGGGCGGCCTCGGTGACCGCGCTGTCTCCGATCGGGTTCGGCTCCGCCGCGCGCACCGCCGGTGCGCGCACCCTGGCCCTGGGCGCCCGCGCGGCGGCCCGCATTCCGCAGCGCCTCGTCCGCGCCGCCGCGCACACCCCGCCGGCCCGCGCACTGGCGCAGCGGGCTCTGCGCGCCGACCCCGGGCCACCGGCCGCGCACGGCATCGCCTTCGACACCTCGGTGATCGCGCCGGGCTCGCCGTTCGTGCGAATGGCCCGGCACGTGGCCCGCTACACCTTCTCCGGCACCGTCGCCTGCCCGGTCACCGTCGCCTGGGGCGAGCGCGACCGGTTGCTGCCGCCCGCCGGGGCGCGGCGGGCGCTGCGCCGCATCCCGCACGCCCGCAGCGTCGTGCTGCCGGGCTGCGGGCACATCCCCATGGCCGACGACCCGCGCGCGGTGGCGGCCGTGGTCCTGCGCGGCTGCCGCGGCGCCGCCCCGTACGCAGACGCGGCGCGCCGCTGA
- the thrS gene encoding threonine--tRNA ligase, whose product MSVVPELRITLAGTERAVAAQTTAGEALDADGRTVVAARVDGELRDLAHELAEGDTVEPVAVGSEDGRAILRHSTAHVMAQAVQELFPDAKLGIGPPVENGFYYDFDVAEPFTSDDLKRVEKRMQEIVKQGQGFRRRPVSDDEARSELAAEPYKLELIGLKGDADDSAEGAGVEVGAGALTMYDNVHPKTGDLCWTDLCRGPHLPSTKAVPAFKLMRSAAAYWRGSEANPQLQRIYGTAWESRDALKDYLAFLEEAEKRDHRKLGAELDLFSFPEELGSGLPVFHPKGGVVRKEMEEYSRRRHEEAGYEFVNTPHIAKAQLFETSGHLPNYSEGMFPPMEFEGQDYYLKAMNCPMHNLIYRSRGRSYRELPLRLFEFGTVYRYEKSGVVHGLTRARGFTQDDSHIYCTREQAPDELDSLLTFVLDLLRDYGLSDFYLELSTRGESEKFIGEPEEWEEATATLRQAAEKQGLDLVMDPGGAAYYGPKVSVQAKDAIGRTWQMATLQVDFQQPKRFELEYTAADGSRRRPIMIHRALFGSIERFFGVLLEHYAGAFPAWLAPVQAVGIPIADEHAPYLAGFAERLRAEGVRAEVDSGDDRMQKKIRNAQKQKIPFMLLAGDDDIAKGAVSFRYRDGSQNNGVTLDDAAEEIVRAVRERR is encoded by the coding sequence GTGTCCGTCGTGCCTGAGTTGCGTATCACCCTCGCCGGAACCGAGCGTGCGGTGGCGGCTCAGACTACGGCCGGCGAGGCCCTCGACGCCGACGGGCGGACCGTGGTCGCGGCCCGTGTCGACGGCGAACTGCGCGACCTCGCCCACGAGCTCGCCGAGGGCGACACCGTCGAGCCCGTCGCCGTCGGCTCCGAGGACGGCCGCGCCATCCTGCGCCACTCCACCGCCCACGTGATGGCCCAAGCCGTCCAGGAGCTGTTCCCCGACGCCAAGCTCGGTATCGGCCCGCCCGTCGAGAACGGCTTCTACTACGATTTCGACGTCGCCGAACCCTTCACCTCCGACGATCTCAAGCGCGTCGAGAAGCGCATGCAGGAGATCGTCAAGCAGGGCCAGGGCTTCCGCCGCCGCCCGGTCTCCGACGACGAGGCGCGCTCCGAGCTCGCCGCCGAGCCCTACAAGCTGGAGCTGATCGGCCTCAAGGGCGACGCCGACGACTCCGCCGAGGGCGCCGGGGTCGAGGTCGGCGCCGGCGCGCTGACGATGTACGACAACGTGCACCCCAAGACCGGCGATCTGTGCTGGACGGACCTGTGCCGGGGTCCGCACCTGCCCTCGACCAAGGCCGTGCCCGCCTTCAAGCTGATGCGCTCGGCCGCCGCCTACTGGCGCGGCAGCGAAGCCAACCCGCAGCTGCAGCGCATCTACGGCACCGCCTGGGAGAGCCGCGACGCGCTCAAGGACTACCTCGCGTTCCTGGAGGAGGCCGAGAAGCGCGACCACCGCAAGCTCGGCGCCGAGCTCGACCTGTTCTCCTTCCCGGAAGAGCTGGGATCGGGGCTTCCGGTCTTCCACCCCAAGGGCGGCGTGGTCCGCAAGGAGATGGAGGAGTACTCGCGCCGGCGCCACGAGGAGGCCGGGTACGAGTTCGTCAACACCCCGCATATCGCCAAGGCGCAGCTGTTCGAGACCTCGGGGCACCTGCCGAACTACAGCGAGGGCATGTTCCCCCCCATGGAGTTCGAGGGGCAGGACTACTACCTCAAGGCCATGAACTGCCCCATGCACAACCTGATCTACCGCTCGCGGGGCCGGTCCTACCGTGAGCTGCCGCTGCGGCTGTTCGAGTTCGGCACGGTCTACCGCTACGAGAAGTCGGGCGTCGTGCACGGCCTGACCCGCGCCCGCGGATTCACCCAGGACGACTCCCACATCTACTGCACCCGCGAACAGGCCCCCGACGAGCTGGACAGCCTGCTCACGTTCGTGCTGGACCTGCTCCGCGACTACGGGCTCAGCGACTTCTACCTGGAGCTGTCCACCCGCGGCGAGTCCGAGAAGTTCATCGGCGAGCCCGAGGAGTGGGAGGAGGCCACCGCGACCCTGCGCCAGGCCGCCGAGAAGCAGGGGCTGGACCTGGTCATGGATCCCGGCGGTGCCGCCTACTACGGTCCCAAGGTCTCGGTGCAGGCCAAGGACGCCATCGGCCGCACCTGGCAGATGGCCACCCTGCAGGTCGACTTCCAGCAGCCCAAGCGCTTCGAGCTGGAGTACACCGCCGCCGACGGATCCCGCCGCCGCCCGATCATGATCCACCGTGCCCTGTTCGGCTCGATCGAGCGGTTCTTCGGCGTGCTGCTGGAGCACTACGCCGGCGCGTTCCCCGCCTGGCTGGCGCCGGTGCAGGCGGTGGGCATCCCCATCGCCGACGAGCACGCGCCCTACCTGGCGGGATTCGCCGAGCGGCTGCGCGCCGAGGGCGTCCGCGCCGAGGTCGACTCCGGTGACGACCGGATGCAGAAGAAGATCCGCAACGCCCAGAAGCAGAAGATCCCGTTCATGCTGCTGGCCGGCGACGACGACATCGCCAAGGGCGCCGTGTCGTTCCGCTACCGCGACGGTTCCCAGAACAACGGGGTGACGCTCGACGACGCCGCCGAGGAGATCGTCCGCGCGGTGCGCGAGCGCCGCTAG